In one Candidatus Absconditicoccus praedator genomic region, the following are encoded:
- the rpsS gene encoding 30S ribosomal protein S19 — protein MSRSLKKGFYINQRLLGKVNKMKETGEKKVLKVWDRASQISPEMVGFTFAVHNGKQFVSVYVTEEMIGHRFGEFSLTRTFRGHPF, from the coding sequence ATGTCAAGATCTTTGAAAAAATGATTTTATATAAATCAAAGATTGTTGGGGAAGGTAAACAAAATGAAAGAAACTTGAGAGAAGAAAGTTTTAAAAGTATGGGATAGGGCTTCTCAAATATCCCCAGAGATGGTTTGATTTACTTTTGCAGTGCACAATTGAAAGCAGTTTGTGAGTGTATATGTAACAGAAGAGATGATAGGTCATAGATTTGGTGAGTTCTCTCTTACAAGAACTTTTAGATGACATCCGTTTTAA
- the rpsQ gene encoding 30S ribosomal protein S17: MAIIGGKNIKEFVGRVVSDKMDKSIVVEVETAKVHPLYRKRYISKKKYHAHDQNNEATKGSLVKIRESRPISKLKRWQLVEVVEKQEI, translated from the coding sequence ATGGCTATTATATGAGGGAAAAATATAAAGGAGTTTGTATGAAGAGTGGTAAGTGATAAAATGGATAAATCTATAGTAGTAGAAGTAGAAACCGCAAAAGTACATCCTTTGTATAGAAAAAGATATATTTCCAAAAAGAAATATCATGCCCATGATCAAAATAACGAGGCAACAAAATGATCTTTGGTAAAAATTAGAGAAAGTAGGCCAATAAGTAAATTAAAAAGATGGCAACTAGTAGAAGTAGTTGAAAAACAAGAAATTTAG
- the rplX gene encoding 50S ribosomal protein L24, producing MKKIKTGDKVQVIAGSYKGSVSVVEKVENDKVYVKGVNVRKKAVKKQGFMDKTMPIHISNVAIYSEKLQKPTKVGFQEKDGKKVRICKKTQEQI from the coding sequence ATGAAAAAGATTAAAACAGGTGATAAAGTGCAAGTAATAGCAGGTAGTTATAAATGATCTGTGTCGGTAGTAGAAAAAGTAGAAAATGACAAAGTATATGTAAAGTGAGTAAATGTAAGAAAAAAAGCTGTAAAAAAACAGTGATTCATGGATAAAACTATGCCAATACACATTTCCAATGTAGCTATTTACTCAGAAAAACTACAAAAACCTACTAAAGTAGGGTTCCAAGAAAAAGATGGGAAAAAAGTTAGAATTTGTAAAAAAACACAAGAGCAGATATAG
- the rplP gene encoding 50S ribosomal protein L16 yields the protein MSLLMPKKWKHRKVHRGRIKGASHRGDYVSFGDFGMKATSNNYLTNRQIEAARKVIVRYTRKVGKIWIRVFPDMPYTKKGLEMPMGKGKGDLEKYVVRVKRGRILFEINGVSRKVADEALKQASYKLPISTRVVEKGEVR from the coding sequence ATGTCTTTATTGATGCCAAAAAAATGGAAACATAGAAAAGTACATAGATGAAGGATAAAATGAGCAAGCCACAGATGAGATTATGTATCTTTTGGAGATTTTTGAATGAAAGCAACTTCAAATAATTATCTAACAAACAGACAAATTGAAGCAGCAAGAAAAGTGATAGTAAGATACACAAGAAAAGTTTGAAAAATCTGGATTAGAGTATTCCCAGATATGCCTTATACCAAGAAGTGACTTGAAATGCCAATGGGTAAAGGTAAATGAGATTTGGAAAAATATGTAGTGAGAGTTAAAAGATGAAGAATACTATTTGAGATTAATTGAGTAAGTAGAAAAGTGGCAGATGAAGCTTTGAAACAGGCTTCTTATAAATTGCCAATTTCCACAAGAGTTGTAGAAAAGTGAGAGGTAAGATAA
- the rplC gene encoding 50S ribosomal protein L3, whose product MVKLGLLFRKQEMTRLWVDEKLMPVTLLRLVPQQIIRKKTKDSDGYSALVVGAEKKELDKEKGIKEKYSHICEYKVDEEDLDSYQVGDFLDLSVLEDIQSVNIYGVSKGKGFQGAIKRHGFSRGPETHGSHFHRSPGSVGGMKPRRVIKGKKLPGRMGRDSIKLKNVPLVDKIALDEESLVAVKGSVPGAYNDLVKAK is encoded by the coding sequence ATGGTTAAGTTAGGATTGTTGTTTAGAAAGCAAGAAATGACAAGGTTGTGGGTGGATGAAAAGTTAATGCCAGTGACATTATTAAGACTGGTTCCACAACAAATAATAAGAAAAAAAACTAAAGACTCTGATTGATATTCAGCATTGGTTGTTGGTGCAGAAAAAAAAGAGTTGGATAAGGAAAAATGAATAAAAGAAAAGTATTCTCATATTTGTGAATATAAAGTAGACGAAGAAGATTTGGATTCATATCAAGTATGAGACTTTTTAGACTTGAGCGTGTTGGAAGATATACAGTCGGTTAATATATACTGAGTGTCTAAAGGTAAATGATTTCAGGGAGCTATAAAAAGACATTGATTTAGTAGAGGTCCTGAAACTCACGGTTCTCACTTTCATAGAAGTCCGGGTTCTGTAGGATGAATGAAACCAAGAAGAGTGATAAAATGAAAAAAGCTTCCATGACGTATGTGAAGAGATTCAATAAAGCTTAAAAATGTGCCTTTGGTGGATAAGATAGCTTTAGATGAAGAATCGTTGGTAGCAGTTAAATGATCTGTGCCAGGAGCTTATAATGATTTGGTAAAAGCAAAGTAA
- a CDS encoding type Z 30S ribosomal protein S14 encodes MARKSLIVKQEKLDKLREKCIREGKKMKKPTKYYNRCKCCGRTRGYMREFGVCRICFRKYARAGMIMGVKKSSW; translated from the coding sequence ATGGCAAGAAAGTCCTTGATTGTTAAGCAAGAAAAGCTTGATAAACTTAGAGAAAAATGTATAAGAGAGTGAAAAAAAATGAAAAAGCCTACAAAATATTACAACAGGTGTAAATGTTGTGGTAGAACAAGGTGATATATGAGAGAGTTTTGAGTTTGTAGAATATGTTTCAGAAAATATGCAAGAGCGGGTATGATTATGTGAGTTAAAAAATCAAGTTGGTAA
- the rplB gene encoding 50S ribosomal protein L2 produces the protein MNIKTYKPYTPSRRYMTGYDFSKITKKRPEKKLVKFIGSKGGRNQYGRTTVRFRGGGHKKLYRIIDFKGYDKLDVPGKVEAIEYDPYRAARIALVAYSDGEKRYNIAWKGVEVGDEVMNSNKPVYKEGNRKQLKNIPEGFSVFNLEYTPYTKGKLVRSAGNYATIIGKDEHAKTVFVKLASGEIRKFNENCWATIGQVSTEEHKNIVLGKAGRSRWLGRRPKVRGKAMNPVDHPHGGGEGGTDIALKYPKSFTGRPVPPYKKTRKKKKWSDKFIVSRRTKN, from the coding sequence ATGAATATAAAGACATACAAACCGTATACTCCATCAAGACGTTACATGACTGGTTATGATTTCTCAAAAATAACAAAAAAGAGACCAGAAAAAAAATTGGTAAAATTTATAGGTTCAAAGTGATGAAGAAATCAGTATTGAAGAACTACAGTTAGATTTAGATGAGGAGGTCATAAAAAACTATATAGAATTATAGATTTTAAGGGGTATGACAAATTAGATGTACCAGGAAAGGTAGAAGCAATAGAATATGATCCCTATAGAGCAGCAAGAATAGCGCTTGTAGCTTACTCTGACTGAGAAAAAAGATATAATATAGCGTGGAAATGAGTGGAAGTAGGTGATGAGGTAATGAATTCAAACAAGCCAGTTTATAAGGAATGAAATAGAAAGCAATTGAAAAATATACCGGAAGGTTTCAGTGTCTTTAATCTAGAGTATACTCCTTATACAAAATGAAAATTGGTAAGATCAGCATGAAATTATGCTACAATAATTGGTAAAGATGAGCATGCAAAAACAGTTTTTGTAAAATTAGCTTCATGAGAAATCAGAAAGTTTAACGAAAACTGTTGGGCAACAATAGGTCAGGTAAGTACAGAAGAGCATAAAAATATAGTTCTATGAAAAGCATGAAGAAGTAGATGGTTGTGAAGAAGGCCTAAAGTTAGATGAAAAGCCATGAACCCTGTAGATCACCCTCACGGAGGTTGAGAATGAGGTACAGATATAGCGCTTAAATACCCAAAGTCTTTTACTTGAAGGCCAGTACCTCCGTACAAAAAAACAAGAAAAAAGAAGAAGTGGTCTGATAAGTTTATTGTTTCTAGAAGAACAAAAAACTAA
- the rpsC gene encoding 30S ribosomal protein S3 — MGQKIDPRGFRAGITKGWPTEWIAKTKSQSAKFFVEDVKIMDFVESFYPRSGVGKVVVKKTENDGEVIIFTAKPALIIGKQGAKLNEFQSKLKKKFGKEFKVNVKEIKTPELSAKVMAELAAEQLEKRMPFRRVGKGIIQRVMDKGAKGVKLYISGRLGGADIARGETFIDGRVPLQTIRADIDYYYTTAVTKYGVLGVKVWVYKGDVYKKSKSRR, encoded by the coding sequence ATGTGACAAAAAATAGACCCAAGAGGTTTCAGGGCAGGAATAACTAAGTGATGGCCTACAGAATGGATAGCAAAAACTAAGTCTCAAAGTGCAAAGTTTTTTGTAGAAGACGTTAAAATAATGGATTTTGTAGAGAGTTTCTATCCAAGAAGTGGAGTATGAAAAGTAGTAGTAAAAAAGACTGAAAATGATGGAGAAGTAATAATATTCACAGCCAAGCCGGCTTTGATAATTTGAAAGCAATGAGCAAAATTGAATGAATTTCAGTCAAAACTAAAGAAAAAGTTTTGAAAAGAGTTCAAAGTAAATGTGAAAGAAATAAAAACTCCAGAGTTATCAGCAAAAGTGATGGCAGAGTTAGCTGCAGAACAGTTAGAAAAAAGAATGCCATTTAGAAGAGTATGAAAATGAATAATCCAAAGGGTTATGGATAAATGAGCAAAGTGAGTAAAGTTGTATATATCAGGAAGACTTTGATGAGCTGATATAGCAAGATGAGAAACATTTATTGACTGAAGAGTTCCTTTGCAAACTATTAGAGCAGATATAGATTATTATTATACAACTGCTGTAACAAAATACTGAGTTTTGTGAGTAAAAGTTTGGGTATATAAGGGAGATGTGTATAAAAAATCTAAAAGTAGAAGATAA
- the rplD gene encoding 50S ribosomal protein L4, whose amino-acid sequence MSYKVVVRNADGKKLKERDLPEEIFSEENINQNIIHEFVVMQLANARKPIASTKTRGDIKASGKKLYRQKGTGRARAGDAASPIRTKGGVVFGPTNEVNYKKAMPKKQKRKALHGALSMKAKQGELLCLNKYPYEDIKTKNAEKVLENLKLSGQKTLFVIPKKNEVLQKSFRNISGVKYCLVDYLNPYDVITYKNVLFLSESLDSLENGR is encoded by the coding sequence ATGTCATACAAGGTTGTTGTTAGAAATGCTGACTGAAAAAAACTAAAAGAAAGAGATCTACCAGAAGAAATTTTTAGTGAGGAAAATATTAATCAGAATATTATCCACGAGTTTGTGGTAATGCAGTTAGCAAATGCAAGAAAACCAATTGCAAGTACAAAAACAAGATGAGATATAAAAGCTTCAGGAAAAAAGCTATATAGACAAAAATGAACATGAAGAGCAAGAGCATGAGATGCTGCTTCTCCAATAAGAACAAAAGGGTGAGTTGTTTTTTGACCAACAAATGAAGTTAACTACAAGAAAGCAATGCCAAAAAAGCAAAAAAGAAAAGCATTGCATGGAGCATTAAGTATGAAGGCAAAACAATGAGAATTGTTATGTTTGAATAAATATCCATATGAGGATATAAAAACTAAAAATGCTGAAAAAGTGTTGGAAAATTTAAAGTTAAGTTGACAAAAAACATTGTTTGTAATACCAAAGAAAAATGAAGTTTTGCAAAAATCCTTTAGGAATATTAGTTGAGTTAAGTACTGTTTGGTAGACTATCTAAATCCTTATGATGTAATAACCTACAAAAATGTATTGTTTTTGTCAGAGTCTTTAGATAGTTTGGAAAATGGAAGATAA
- the rpmC gene encoding 50S ribosomal protein L29 encodes MNEIMQKNVKELVAQRNKLKKELFDLRIKNSMRGLTQTHKIKQTRRNIARVNTALHHKLNK; translated from the coding sequence ATGAACGAAATAATGCAAAAAAATGTAAAAGAGCTAGTAGCTCAAAGAAACAAGCTGAAAAAAGAGCTTTTTGATCTAAGAATAAAAAACTCTATGAGGTGATTGACACAAACCCACAAAATTAAGCAGACAAGAAGAAATATAGCAAGAGTAAACACTGCTTTACATCATAAACTGAACAAATAA
- the rplW gene encoding 50S ribosomal protein L23 — translation MTFKEKLRKRARSSQSTKAMEKFGPYDILLKPIFTEKSYNQTTNQNKYYFKVHKDANKVDVKKSIEYIYGITPKSVNIVNVPYKGRARRSLVRRAYKKAIITLKDGDKLDMLT, via the coding sequence ATGACATTCAAGGAAAAGCTTAGAAAGAGAGCTAGGTCATCTCAATCCACAAAAGCGATGGAAAAGTTCGGCCCTTATGATATTTTATTGAAGCCAATATTTACAGAAAAGTCTTATAATCAGACAACTAATCAAAATAAATACTACTTCAAGGTTCATAAGGATGCAAACAAAGTAGATGTTAAAAAATCTATAGAGTATATATATTGAATAACACCAAAATCAGTAAACATTGTAAATGTGCCTTATAAAGGTAGAGCAAGAAGATCTTTAGTAAGAAGAGCATATAAAAAAGCTATAATAACTCTTAAAGATTGAGATAAATTAGATATGTTGACATAA
- a CDS encoding uS8 family ribosomal protein, producing MNIVNSPVHDLLIRIKNAYMARKKSIKGVIYSKMKENILKLLKENNFVEDYKVVEDGKKAFIEITLFEVKDPVKDIPVVKFHSKPSRRWYVSVDMIGKVAGGKGIGILSTSKGILTNNQAKEMNVGGELIAEIY from the coding sequence ATGAATATTGTGAATTCTCCAGTGCATGATTTGTTGATAAGAATTAAAAATGCATACATGGCAAGAAAAAAGTCAATAAAATGAGTGATTTACTCAAAAATGAAAGAAAATATCTTAAAACTACTAAAAGAAAATAATTTTGTGGAGGATTATAAAGTTGTAGAAGACTGAAAAAAAGCTTTCATAGAGATAACTCTATTTGAGGTAAAAGATCCTGTTAAAGATATACCAGTTGTAAAATTTCATTCCAAGCCATCTAGACGTTGGTATGTGTCAGTAGATATGATATGAAAAGTAGCTGGTTGAAAGTGAATTTGAATTTTGTCTACAAGTAAATGAATACTAACAAATAATCAAGCAAAAGAAATGAATGTTTGATGAGAGCTTATCGCTGAAATTTACTAA
- the rplV gene encoding 50S ribosomal protein L22, which yields MNKNLTCTLRYATTSDKKMNLVAKMVRGKSVQQAQNMLKYTPKKGAGILLKVINSAVANAKNNGGYDPSSLYISTIDVGRGMKIKRIKFASRSRVHPYIKHRSFVRVVLDTKQS from the coding sequence ATGAATAAAAATCTAACTTGTACATTAAGATATGCTACAACATCAGATAAAAAAATGAATCTAGTTGCAAAAATGGTAAGATGAAAAAGTGTACAACAGGCTCAAAATATGCTAAAATACACGCCAAAGAAATGAGCTGGAATTTTGTTGAAAGTAATAAACTCTGCTGTAGCAAATGCTAAAAATAATGGATGATATGATCCTTCTAGCTTATATATTTCTACAATAGATGTATGAAGAGGGATGAAAATAAAGAGAATAAAGTTTGCTTCAAGATCAAGAGTTCATCCATACATTAAACATAGATCATTTGTGAGAGTTGTTTTAGATACTAAGCAAAGTTAA
- the rplE gene encoding 50S ribosomal protein L5, giving the protein MNLYKEFKEKISYDLQKDMGKSNILAIPRIEKVVVSMGIGTLVTKKGVKDFSDLIDNLKKITGQKPTVVNAKKSVSTFKLREGMPVMLKTTLRRQKAYDFIDRLNKLVLPRVRDFEGISSKKFDGRGNYNIGFKNQTVFPELSPEEIITQHGIQVNITTTTTSDEEAKKLLKSLGIIFAEKK; this is encoded by the coding sequence ATGAATCTTTACAAAGAATTCAAAGAAAAAATATCATACGACTTGCAAAAAGATATGTGAAAATCAAACATTTTAGCAATACCTAGAATAGAAAAAGTGGTAGTATCAATGTGAATTTGAACATTGGTGACAAAAAAGTGAGTAAAGGATTTTTCTGATTTGATAGATAATCTGAAAAAAATAACATGACAAAAGCCTACTGTTGTAAATGCAAAGAAGTCAGTATCTACATTTAAGTTAAGAGAGTGAATGCCAGTAATGCTAAAAACTACTTTGAGAAGACAAAAAGCTTATGACTTCATAGATAGGCTTAATAAATTGGTTCTTCCAAGAGTAAGAGATTTTGAGTGAATATCATCAAAGAAGTTTGATTGAAGAGGAAATTATAATATATGATTTAAAAATCAGACTGTGTTCCCAGAATTATCACCAGAAGAGATAATAACTCAGCATGGTATACAAGTAAATATTACTACAACGACAACATCAGATGAGGAAGCAAAAAAGCTTTTGAAATCATTGTGAATAATATTTGCTGAAAAAAAATAA
- the rplN gene encoding 50S ribosomal protein L14 — protein MIQQESQVKVIDNTGAKSGRVIRVLKGSFPTYATVGDKVVIAIKSAVPGGQASKGEVAHAVVVRTRKEVKRPDGSYIRFGDNAVALVGKDGAPRGKRIFGPVAKELRSKGYKTVANMAEEII, from the coding sequence ATGATCCAACAAGAATCACAAGTAAAAGTAATTGACAATACTTGAGCAAAATCAGGGAGAGTAATAAGAGTTTTGAAGTGATCATTTCCTACTTACGCAACAGTTGGAGATAAAGTGGTAATAGCAATAAAATCTGCTGTTCCTGGTTGACAAGCTTCAAAGTGAGAAGTAGCTCATGCTGTTGTTGTAAGGACTAGAAAAGAGGTAAAAAGACCAGATGGTTCATACATAAGATTTGGGGATAACGCTGTTGCATTGGTAGGAAAAGATTGAGCTCCTAGAGGGAAAAGAATCTTTTGACCTGTTGCAAAAGAACTAAGATCAAAATGATATAAAACAGTAGCCAACATGGCAGAAGAAATAATATAA